Genomic segment of Sodaliphilus pleomorphus:
TCGACAACTCTGCTGGGCAATTTTGTCCGGTCTTCTTTGGATCGATGCTCACACTCACCCATTCAGATTCTTCTACCGATGTCGACTCAAATCCCACTGTCAAGAATACAACATCGTTTTTGGCTTCTTTCTTGATGTCGTCCTCATTGAAATTGGCATCGATGGTAGAGGCATAGAGGGCTGCACCACGAGCAACAGCCGTCATTGGGTTGATGCTGGTGTCCACGTTGGGTGTCACCTCTTTCTTGAGCATGTCGCGAATGATGGGAGAGTAGGTAGGACCGCCCACAAGGATGAGCGACGACAGGTTGTCGCCAGTCATTCCGTTTCGCTTTAGCAACGTTTTGCACAAGTCGACGGCTTTTTGGTATTGCTCGCCTATGGCGTCGATGAGTTCGGCCTTGGTAACCGTGATTTCGAGGTCGATTTCCTCTCCATTGTCGTCTTGCCCCAGGTTCAGGTTGCGATCGTAGGTGGAGTAGTCGGTACTGTCGGCAAACGACAATGCGATGCGCATTTCTTCGGCCGGGCCTTTCAATGCGTCCATCAGCGCTCTTTTCTTCCATTCGGTCGTCTTGTAGCTGTCGAGGCTGTAATCTTCCTCCAGTCGTGGCAGTAATATTTTGGTTACTACCGCTTCGTCAAGATTTTTTCCGCCAAGGTAGTTGTCGCCTTCGGTGTCAAACACGGTGAGAATGCCGTCTTCCACCTTCACCAGGGCTGCGTCAAATGTGCCGCCACCAAAGTCAAACACAAGCCACTTGCCGTCTTTCTTTTCGCTCGACAACCCATAGGCCATGCAGGCAGCGATGGGCTCTTGCAGCAGTTCGCATTGCTTGAAGCCTGCCATGTGAGCGGCTTTCATTGTGGCGTCTTTTTGGATGGCTGTAAACATGGCAGGCACTGTGATCACTATCGAGTTTACGGTCTCGTCGTTGATGAGGCTTTTCAATTCTTTCAACACCTCGGCCGAAAGCTCCTCGGGCGAATAGTCGGGTTTGGGCATGTTCTCGTTAGAATACTTCTTGTCAGAGCCCATTTCGCGTTTAAACTCCAAGTAGCCATATTCTTTGGGTGGCACCCCCTTGCTTAGGGCAGTGATGGCATCGCTGTAGACCGAGTCTTTTGCCTTCATTCCGATGCGTATCGAGCGGTCGCCTTTCTTGTTCTTTGAGAAGTATACGCACGAGGGGAGTGTGTCCATTAGATTCTTGGTCTGCTTGATGACCGACTCTCCGTTTTCCATTCTTGCAATAGCCGAGTTGGTTGTACCCAGGTCAATGCCATAATCGATTTTAATTCTTGCCATAGTATATGTTTCTTTTAAATGTTTTGACTCACTACGATTTCGGCTGGCTGTATCATCTTGCCATTGTAGTTCACTTGCATCTTTATCATGCCGGTAATCACTCGTTTTCCTTCGGGCAAACTCTCGTCGGGGACAAACCGCGTTTGGAATTGCATGCCGTCGTTGTAGTCTTGCCCAATCAGGCTGATGATTTCATAGCCATAGGCTTTCACATTGTTTATCATTCTGTCTTTGGCCTGTACAAGCTGTTTGTATCCTCTCACCGATTTATCCATCTTCGACAAGTTGGTTTCAATGCGTGCGATTTCCTGAGCCAGCTTTATGACCAAGGAGTGGTCGGGTTCAGCTTTGGCGTTGCCTTTGGCCGAGGCTACACTCAGTTGTTTGTCGGCAATTTGCAGCAACTCGTTGTCGAGCTTGATTGAGTCTTCTTGCAGTTTCTCTTGTGCGCTTTGCAGTTTTTCTTGGGTCTTGCGCACGTTGTCGATAGTGTTCTCCATCGAGAGCTTTCCACTCTTCACGCGTCTCAAGATAATCCACGCCACTGCAAAGAGAGAAATAATGACCAGCAATGTGACCACAACTCCCCACAATGTGCGGTTGTTGATTGCATCTTGACTCGAAACGAGATTTTTATTGGTCTCGCTTATTTTTCCGTTTAGCATTGCATTGTTGCTCTTTTGCTCACTGGCCAGGTCGCCAGTGAGCGCCTTCAGGCTATCAACCTCGAGCTGCAATGCTTGGTTTTGCTGCTTTAAGTTGTCGATTTTTTCTTGGCTACGTTTCACATCACGTGATGCCTCCTCCATATCGCGTTTCAGCTTGTTGTGACTGTCGCTCAATGCCTCTATCTTGCTTTCAAGATGCTTGTAACCATCTTCGTGCTTCTCACCCTGTGCAGCAAGCGAGCAAGCTACAATTATTGTGACAATAAATAGAATTTTTCTCATAAGTTTATGGTTTTAAATGTTTTTGCAATATCAATAAGTGTTATACTCAGATGCGTCTGACGCCTCTTCGTCAGGGTCATCTGATGTGTCATAATAATAAATGTATGATTCCGATGGCTCTGCCGAAGATTCTGACACCGAGGCATCGGCCGATGCATCATCGTCATTATCATTATCAT
This window contains:
- a CDS encoding Hsp70 family protein, giving the protein MARIKIDYGIDLGTTNSAIARMENGESVIKQTKNLMDTLPSCVYFSKNKKGDRSIRIGMKAKDSVYSDAITALSKGVPPKEYGYLEFKREMGSDKKYSNENMPKPDYSPEELSAEVLKELKSLINDETVNSIVITVPAMFTAIQKDATMKAAHMAGFKQCELLQEPIAACMAYGLSSEKKDGKWLVFDFGGGTFDAALVKVEDGILTVFDTEGDNYLGGKNLDEAVVTKILLPRLEEDYSLDSYKTTEWKKRALMDALKGPAEEMRIALSFADSTDYSTYDRNLNLGQDDNGEEIDLEITVTKAELIDAIGEQYQKAVDLCKTLLKRNGMTGDNLSSLILVGGPTYSPIIRDMLKKEVTPNVDTSINPMTAVARGAALYASTIDANFNEDDIKKEAKNDVVFLTVGFESTSVEESEWVSVSIDPKKTGQNCPAELSIELQRADGAWRSDRTTVDANGNVIEAFLLEGKPNTFKIKAYDQQGNAVETFPAEFTIIQGVKVGAAPLPYNIGIEIYSEQKKRGVFLPAKGLEKNKPLPAVGVVNGRKTTQALRPGVPADVLSIPVYQVSGLEAEGKTAALYTQISSVTVTGDDVEQLIPENSSAEITLKVDSSEMMTMEVYFPDADFTVKKELDLSKRESAEDAIAWVNKELAPAQRSINTLAESGIPVDELNKHLDDVRELASNGNDPMRTQSNLKELLRKIEELEDSTEWQRMEKTLREEFDRLESAQHDLGNEKTGQLVNQIRTQVDNVIRAQDTKLAHEVLEQITSLFVHLTMVYQCMGLINDCHRRFGSIRWKDSSRARQLINNGLEKINDQPSAETLLPIVRELINLMPNEEAQNAGGLLK